One window from the genome of Cryptomeria japonica chromosome 6, Sugi_1.0, whole genome shotgun sequence encodes:
- the LOC131039351 gene encoding uncharacterized protein At4g08330, chloroplastic, whose amino-acid sequence MASISYSCAECDSPLNLSSSNLYPQDFYFEAGNKGTLSFSAIDLTKFRLEQEDKIKPFFETLNYWGLQRKRTKLKCASCGKLLGYIYDDGPPATNGIGQFGMGPSQVVPRFPRYRFKIKALKQQQ is encoded by the exons ATGGCTTCTATTTCCTAcag TTGTGCAGAGTGTGATTCTCCTCTGAATTTGAGCAGCAGCAATCTATATCCCCAAGATTTCTACTTTGAAGCAGGTAACAAGGGAACTCTTTCATTCTCTGCAATTGATCTGACCAAATTCAGACTTGAACAGGAAGACAAGATAAAACCTTTTTTCGAGACCCTCAATTATTGGGGTCTTCAGAGAAAGAGAACCAAACTCAAGTGTGCTTCCTGTGGAAAACTCCTTGGTTATATTTATGATGATGGCCCTCCAGCTACAAACGGTATTGGCCAATTTGGCATGGGCCCTAGTCAGGTTGTGCCCAGGTTCCCTAGGTATCGATTCAAGATCAAGGCCCTTAAGCAGCAACAATAG